TGTTTCATGATCCAATAAAACCGGTCGGAAAATGATTTTTCTTCAATGCGTATGGTTTTGATCCAAGTTCCGTTATCACTGTCATAATAAACGTCGCTGCCTTTACCAAAATACAGCGGGTTTTGTGTATCAGAAAACTCACCGCTTACTATAATATCCGTTTTTTTATCAGCAGCTATTTTTACGGCAATTGGATTGAAATTTGGAATTTCCCGGGCATGTTTTATCACCTGGTCAATATTTGCCCTTGTCCGATAATTCTGTTCTTTCTTAGAAATTAATTCCCATTCAGAAGGTAAAAAAAGACTTTTATTCATCCAGAAACCTGTAAAAAAAAGAATAAAATTAAGCAACAGGGTCCAGACACCAATAATCCTGTGCAGCGAAGAATAAAGGGTTCTGGAAGATTTACGATTTAACTTCTCTTTAAAAACAAGTACAGCAAATATCTTTTTGCGATAAATGATCACACCTGTAATTAAGTTTAAAATTAATGCAATGGCCGCAATGGCCGTTATAAGCCTGCCTGGTTTATCAATTAAAAGGGAATAATGCGCAGCATACAGCCAGCGGAAAAAAGGCGATTGTAAAGAGCTAAAACTGCCTTCTGCTACAATTTTTCCAGAATAAGGGTCTACCATACAGCAATAGAGATAATTATCGCTGACATTATCCTGATAATTAAAAATCATAAATTCATAGGTGTCGCAGCTATTTCTGGGAAAAGTCTGCAGCATGATCTGCCGCGCCTGGGGATACCTCTCAGAGACTTTATGATACATCTGGTTTAATGAAATGGTTTTACTGCCCTTTACACAGCAATGCATTGGCGGATTATTGAAATACTCAATCTCTTTTTTAAAAACCAATAAAGCGCCCGAAATTCCAAAAAACAGATACAGTACCCCGAAAAACAATCCGAGGCAGCTGTGCAGTTTAAATGAGGTCTTTGTAATTTTTTTCAATGGAAGTTCTGAATTACAGCATTACAATTTTAATTTCAAAGATAAAATCACCTGGCGAAGGGTTCCCGGAGTAACCATACCACGGCCGCCATACCAATAATGTTCGTTGAGCAGGTTATTGGCAGAAAGTGAAAATACATAACGGGTTTTCTCAAAACTCAGCACCGAGTTGATTACCGTATAAGGATTCGTATAAAAAGAGCCATTGATATTATTGATCATCAGATCTTTACCATAATGACTGCCGCCTATACCTAATGAAAAGCCATTTAAAGCTTTTGACTGCGGAGCGTAATTCACGTACCAGGTTCCGGAAAGTTTGGGACCGGCATCTACAGGCCTTAGCCCTTGAGTAAGTGCATCGGAAACAATAAGTTTACTGTCATTATAAGCAAAACCAGCATGCAAAAACAGTCCTTTCATCGGATTTGATTCTAAATCTGCTTCAAAACCTTTACTGCGCTGCTCG
This portion of the Flavobacterium panacagri genome encodes:
- a CDS encoding PepSY-associated TM helix domain-containing protein; this translates as MKKITKTSFKLHSCLGLFFGVLYLFFGISGALLVFKKEIEYFNNPPMHCCVKGSKTISLNQMYHKVSERYPQARQIMLQTFPRNSCDTYEFMIFNYQDNVSDNYLYCCMVDPYSGKIVAEGSFSSLQSPFFRWLYAAHYSLLIDKPGRLITAIAAIALILNLITGVIIYRKKIFAVLVFKEKLNRKSSRTLYSSLHRIIGVWTLLLNFILFFTGFWMNKSLFLPSEWELISKKEQNYRTRANIDQVIKHAREIPNFNPIAVKIAADKKTDIIVSGEFSDTQNPLYFGKGSDVYYDSDNGTWIKTIRIEEKSFSDRFYWIMKQLHRGDYDSFWIKILYVIAGFSPAILSITGFILWKRKGRKEISKKHK